CGGGAGTAAGGGGTTCCATGGTTTCCGGGTTGAGCGGCGGAGCCATGGGGGTGGGCAAATCCGGCATGGGATTATACCACTGAGTCGGCATCTGGTCCTGAGGTAAAAAGATCTTTTTCAACATGTACAGTTCCTCCGAACAGTTTTGAGAGCGGTATCGAGGATGCGCGGGCTTTCCGGCATCATTTCGATCACAATCGATTCATAAAAAAAACCACTGGCGTCATATCCAGCGGCTTCATCCGATTCTCAAACTGCGTGCACAAGCAAGCCGCCACCCCTGCGGGATGACGGAAAGACTTCAACACGCGCCTAAGAATCAGGCCGCTTGACGTTACGCCACCCGCGTCCACAAAAGTAAGTAAATGAGATGGGTGTAATCATGGGAGTAGGGTTACGCCGATTGTTGAAATAAAGTCAAGGAAGGTTCATGTCCATTGCCACTGGACCCAGCGGCGGCAATATAAAAGATTCCGCAGGGTACAGTCCCGGCCCGCCGTTCCCGGCTAAGACAGCGACCAAATACTCCTCGATGATCAGATGAGCTAAACATGATCCGACATCCCCATAATCAGCTCAGGTAATATCTTGCCCGCTTCTCCATGTAGGGCAAAATCCATCAGTCCAGTATTCGGCGTCGGCTCCAGATTGATCTCGACAGTCACGGCACCATGATCTTTTGCCAACTGATGGAACGACGCCGCCGGCTGCACCATATTCGAAGTGCCTATGGAAAGAAAAACGTCCGCCTTGCTTATCTGGTCGATGGCGACTCGCAAGACTCCCGGCACCAATGGCTCACCGAGCCAGACGACTCCAGGTCTAAGCAGATGACCGCATACCGGACATGCGGGCATTTCCGGCAACATGGATCTGTCTTCGTGAACATGGGTGCAAACGGTGCATTTCACCTGCCAAAGACTGCCGTGCATTTCCATGAGCTTTCGGCTCCCGGCCATAGCATGGAGTCCATCAACATTCTGGGTAATCAGAAGAAAATTCGGCACTCGCCGCTCCATTTCGACAAGAGCCAGATGTGCCGAATTGGGAACGCACATCCCTACCGATTCACGCCGCCAATTATAGAACTCCCACACCAGCTCTGGATGCTGCATAAAGGCGTCAACTCTCGCCAGATCTTCCGGTTTATGGTTTTTCCACAAACCGTCCCGACCTCGAAATGAAGGTACTCCGCTCTCGACGGATATTCCCGCCCCCGTCAGTGCGACCACAGTGTTACTCCCGTCGAGCAGGGCTTTCACCATTTCCATATCAGCCTGAGCCATTCTATCTACCTATTTATAAAAACTTAATTTATTAAATTAGTTACCCGATTTTATCGCCGAGGCACTTCGGGCACGACTTGCAATCTCACCGAATAAACGTCATAGTCCGTTTCCGCATTCCGCGCTCACCCCGCTACCCCCTCGAACAAGGAGGCTCCTTTTGGCAACAAAAACAGTATACTACATCGAAGGGGACGGCATCGGCCCCGAAGTCTGGAAGGCCGGTCGTCCGGTTATCGACGCTGCTGTAAAGAAAGCATACGGCACTGACAACGCTCTCGACTGGCAGCTCCTGCTGGCCGGAGAAAAAGCCTACGCTGAAACCGGCGAACATCTGCCCAAGGTGACAATGGACACGCTTGCCAAAGCCGACCTCGCCATGAAAGGGCCACTCAACACTCCGGTCGGCGAGGGATTTCGCAGTCTGAACGTCACCATGCGTCAGGTCTTCGACCTCTACGCCTGCATCCGGCCCATCAAATATTTCAAGGGAATCGAATCCCCGGTCAAGCGTCCCGATCTGGTCGACATGGTTGTCTTCCGCGAAAACACCGAAGATGTTTACGCCGGTATTGAATACCAGTCAGCCAGCCCGGAAGCCAAGAAGTTAATCGACTTTCTGGTAGAGGAATTCGACGCCAAGATCGACCCCACAGCCGGAATCGGTATCAAGCCCATCACCCCGGCAGGTTCCAAGCGCCTTGTAAAGAAGGCACTTGATTTTGCCATCGCAGAGAACAAGCCGTCCGTCACGCTCGTTCACAAAGGCAACATCATGAAGTACACCGAGGGTGGCTTCCGTGCCTGGGGGTACGAGTTAGCTGATGAAGAATATAAAGGCAAAGTCGTACGCGAAGGCGAAGACGGCACAGGCGTTATCATCAAGGACCGCATCGCCGACGCCATGTTCCAGAATGCGCTGATGTACCCTGAGCAGTATTCGGTCCTTGCTACGACCAACCTCAACGGCGACTACATCTCTGATGCACTGGCCGCACAGGTCGGCGGCCTCGGCCTCGCCCCCGGCGTCAACATGGGTGACAATCTCGCTTTCTTCGAACCCACTCACGGCACAGCCCCGACCATCGCAGGCAAGGACATGGCCAACCCCGGCTCCCTGATCTTGTCCGGCGCCATGATGCTCGAACATATCGGCTGGCACGAGGCTGCTGCACTCATCCACAAAGCCGTGGAAAAGGCCCTGACCGGCAAGAAGGTCACAGTGGATCTCGCCGCGCAGATCAATGGCGCCACCCAGGTTGGCTGTCAGGAATTCGGCGACATTCTGCTGAGCAATCTCTAAAGACTCCTTACTTTCAACAATCAAACCGTCCGGTCAGCAGATCGGACGGTTTTTTTATACCCATCCCCAAAAGCCATTGGCATGGTACATGCAATTTTTTGCGAACAATTAAAACAACACGACGTGAACCATAAGGAGACTCAGGCGTGTACCTCAAACAATTGCAGGAAAACTGGAATACATTTGGCGAAGAAGATGCCATGTGGGCAGTCTGTTCAACACCAGAAAAAAAGCATAACCAGTGGGATAAAAAAGAATTTTTCGCAACTGGTGTTCAATGCGTCTCCCAACTCGAAGCCTGGATGAAGACCAATGGACTTCCCGAACACCAGAAGACCGCCCTGGACTTCGGCTGTGGTGTTGGAAGATTGACACAAGCCCTCTGTGCACACTTCGACTGCTGCGTCGGGGTTGATATTGCCCCATCCATGATCAAGCAGGCCAAGCAGCTCAATCAGCAGGGCAAACGCTGTGTGTACCGGCTCAACGAATCGGACGATCTGCGAGTGTTTCCTGATAAAAGCTATGACCTCGTGTATACACAGCATGTGTTGCAGCACATTCATCCTCAGGTTGCGCTCAAGTACATTGCCGAGTTCATCCGTATCCTCCGCCCCGGCGGTCTCGCATGCTTTCATTGCCCGAGTGCAGCGGCGACACACGCCTACCCTCAAGAAGGCATCACCTGTTCGCTGGACACCACTGTCAGCGACATCACCATGGAGCACATGAGTCTGGCAACAATACCGGTTCGTGTGACCAATACATGTACACATCCAATCGGTACTGACCAGTCCACAAGTGCTCCTGCCAGGATATGGCATCACTGGGTCAACCAAACCACTGGTGAATTACACCAGATGCACGGGTATACCAACGTGCCGACAACCATCATCGGACAAGGTGAATCCCTTGAATTCGACTACAAGGCCGCTTCCCCGCCCACTCCAGACAACTACGAGTTGGTCCTGACTCCAACCAGTTTCTTCAATGTTCCCCTCACTGATTCGGTTTCTGACCTGATCACGGTTTCTGTTGAAGTGACGCCGCAAGCGGAAAAGGACACTGCGCCGAAAGCTCGGATATCCTCTGCCAAACGCCCACGGAGCGAAAGCCACGCCATTCCGATTGAAGCGGTCACACGCGTCATCGAACTGGCCGGCGGCCGTCTGGTGGATGTGGAAAGTTCACAGGCCCACCCCGGAGCTGTCGTCAAGACACTCTACTATGCAACACGCCGTTAGTACGGCATCTCCCGATTATTAAAACGCAGGCTCCGGTTTAGTGTCGGAGCCTGCGTTTTTATGAAGAAAAAGGCCTGACTTTCCCTATCGAACTATATTAGGTGTTGCCAAAATCGGCATGGTCGACTAAATGAAAACCATGCCTGAAAATGACAAACAAATTCTTGTCCTGGGCGTCGGGAACATCCTCTACACGGATGAAGGTTTCGGCGTACGGGTTGCTGAGGAACTTGAACAGAAGTATGAGTTTTCCCCAAATGTTACCGTCATAGACGGCGGCACATTGGGGCTGCGACTCATGGGTCCGATCATGGATTCGGATTATCTGATCATTGTTGACATAGTGCTGAATGACGGCAAGCCCGGTGAAGTGTTCCGCCTGCTCGGGGAAGACCTAAACAAGGCGTGCGCTTTCAAGAACTCCATGCACCAGACCGACCTGCTCGACACCCTGGCCAATTGCAGCCTCATGGGCGAAGTGCCGGATGATGTCATTCTCTACGGCATTGAACCGCTGAATTACAAGGACATGTCTGCGGCCCTGTCCCCGGAGCTTGAAGCCAAGCTCCCCGAAGTGATTGATGCCGTTCTCAAAGAAGTAGAAAAAGCCGGTGGGACATACACGTCCCGCTCCATGACGAACCCAGCAACGGAGAAAGTCTATGTGCCTCGCGATACCAGCCGAAATTCTTGAAATATCTGATGGTGTTGCCACCTGCAAGGTCGGTGAAGGCAACACTACTGTCCAGGCATCTGTCATGCTGATGGACGAAGAAGTGACCACCGGTGATTATATCATCATTCACGCAGGGTTCGCTCTGCGCAAACTTGATCCCAAAGAAGCGCAGGAAACTTTAAAAATCCTGCGTGACATGGTGGAACTCATGGGCGGTGAAAACTACCAGCACGACATGCTGTAGACTTCATGCAATAAAAGCAAAAGACCCGGAACACTGTTCCGGGTCTTTTTTTTTGCGAATAGTCGTAGGCTCAATGCCCCACTGTCTTTGAAAAGATATTGATGACAGCGACACCGGCTACAATGAGCCCCATACCGAGCATGGCCGGAATATCAAGGGACTGTTTGAAAAATATCACACCGGAAATCCCTATGAGGACAATACCAAGCCCAGCCCATATGGCATAGGCAACCCCCATGGGAATGGTTTTGAGTACCAGGCTGAGAAAATAAAAAGCCAAGCCATACCCAACAACCACGACCGTGCTCGGGCCTATTCTGGTAAAACCATTACTCGCCTGCATTGCGGTAGTTCCAACGACTTCGCAGACAATGGCAAAAGCAAGGTAAAAATAGTCCATCACAGACTCACTTATTGCACGGAGGATGAAGCCCGTGCTTTTTTCCCGGGCATAAACGACGAACGCAAAAAGGTGGGGCTGGCAAAAACGAACGGATTTCGTACGACGGTATCCGGCAGGATGTGATACCAACGATAGCCAAGCTCCCGAAAAAAAGTTCGCGCATGGGCATGATACCCAGCTTCTCGCGCTGCATGCAGCGCGGCATCCCGCTGACATCGGGAACCGGCCAGAGGTTCCAGGATACGTTCACTGAAACCGTATTTCAGAAACATCCCCTTGATACGTTTGTACTCACGGTGACGCGACACTCCATCAGCAAGAGCGAATACTGCGACCACCAGCCAACACACGCCCCACCATCCAAAAACAGCGGCCTGAGGGAAATTGCCGGTCGTCCAATGGACAATCCCGGCCCACTTAAGTCCTGTAGCCAACAGCAATGACGCCACCCCGGTCATATACGGCCAGGGTGCAGCTTTCACATAGCGCAAAGCATTTTTCATTCTGCGGGTCATATTCATTGTCCTCTGCGACAAAGTCGTATCGCAGCTTCTCCGGCGGGTCAATTTCAACCGGTCCCATGCACTCAAGGAGCTCCACTCCCCTCTTTCGCGAAGAATCTTTTCGTCACCCACAAAAAAAGAGAGCCCGGCACAAACCGAGCTCTCTGATACATGCGTTCGATTCTGTAGAGACTACAGGATGCGGAACTTCTTGACGTTACCGGTCTTGTTGTCAATGACGTGCACGCCGCAGGCGATGCAGGGGTCATAGGAGTGGACGGTACGCAGGATCTCGACCGGGCGTTCCGGATCGGCGATCGGTGTGTTGTCCAGCAGAGCTTCTTCAGTCGGACCAGGAATGTCATTGTCACAGCGGGGGCCGAGGTTCCAGGTGGACGGAACCACAAGCTGGAAGTTATCGATCTTGCTGTCTTTGATGCTCATCCAATGGCTCAGGCCACCGCGAGGAGCGTTGACGTAACCGACACCCTGTGCTTCGGCGGGCATATCCCAATCCTTGCAGATGTCGAGGTTACCCTTGGCGATGTTCTCTTTCAGGTCGTTGACCCAGTCGCCGGTCTTGAGGGCGGTGACGAGACATTCAATGCCGCGAGCGCCGGTACGACCGAGAGTGGAGAACAGGGCTTCAGCGCCCACACCGAGTTTCTCAAGCACGAAGTTGACGTACTTGACGAATTCGGGCTGACCTTTACCGTAGTTGACGAGACAGGTAGCCAGGGGGCCAACCTCAACGGCTTTGCCGTTGTAGCGGGGGGCCTTCATCCAGGAGTACTTGGTCTTGTCGTCCAGGCTGGTGTACATGGGATCGGTGACACCAGAGTAGGGATGCTTCGGAGAATCATCCTTGTACCAGGAGTGCTTGACGTGCTCTTCGATCATGGAAGGATCGAAGTCCTGCACGTTACCGAGGTCGCGGTTCATGATAACGCCCGGCTTGACATAGCGGGAGTTCAGATCGGCTTCGCCACCCTGTGCAGGGTACTCGCCGAAGCTCATGAAGTTGGTGGTACCACCAATGGAAGCCCAGTCTTTGTAGTAGCTGGCAACAGCAATGAGGTCCGGGATGTAGCAATCAAGGATGAAGTCCATGATGTCTGCGTACAGGGCCAGGAAGTCATTGATGTACTTGTCAGTGAGGCCTTCGTAACAGGTTACGCCGCCCATGACAGTGAACTGGGTATGAGGGTTCTTTGCACCGAAAACAGCCATGGCACGAGCGGCCTTGACCTGCAGGTGCAGAGCATTCAGGTAGTGATTGGTAGCCAACAGGTTGACTTCGGGCGGCAGGACGTAAGCCGGGTGGCCGCCGAGGAAGTAAGCGTTGGTGAAGATGCCGAGACGACCGGAGTCGACGATACCCTTAACGGTATCTTTGGTCTTCTGAAGGTCTTCCTTGCTGGAGACGATCTTCGGATCCTGACGAACAGTCTTTGCAACGGCAACTGCAATTTCTGCGGTCTTGTCTACGTCGGCGGACAGGCAGCCTGCGACATCAACGAAGTCAAGAGCATGCAGATGATAGAAGTGCACGATATGATCATGCATGAACTGCGCGGCCATCACCAAGTTACGAATGATGGTGGCGTTGTGGGGCAGTTCTTTATCAACGCCAACGGCGTTGTCAACACAGCGAATGGAAGCGAGTGCGTGCACGTAGGTGCAGACACCGCAGGAACGCTGGGTGAAGTGCTGGGCATCGCGGGGATCACGGCCTTTCAGGATGATCTCCAGACCGCGGAACAGCTGGGAGCTGCTGCGGACGTCTACGATTTTGCCGTCTTCGACCACGGCTTCAACGCGAAGGTGACCTTCGATCCTGGTGACCGGGTCAACTACGACATCGTGTTTCCCATGCGCCATCGGGGCGGCTTTAGGGGAGCAACCAGACATATTGTATCCTCCTTAAGAATTCTAACTTGTCTGCATTAGTTGAGCGAAACAGTACGACATTTCCAACTATAAGTTGGTGAGGTCAGCGTACATGTAGGTTTCGCCATCCCAGTCAGCACCATCCCAGAAATCAGGCTGCGAGCAACCGATGCAGGGGTGGCCGGCCTGGACAGGCCAGTTGTACTGATTGAATTTGACAGTTGCGCAGTTGTTGTAGGTCTCAGGACCGCGACAACCGAGCTTACGCAGACACCAGCCCTTGCGAGCTTCCTCGGAACCGAAGGAAGGAGCAAACTGGTCATTGTCAAAGAACTCCTGCCTGGGGCAGTTGTCATGCACTGTTTCACCGTAGAAAGGTACCGGACGGCCGACATCGTCGAGCTCGGGAATACCCTTTGTCAGGTAGTGCACAATCGTGCCGACCAGAGAGAACGGGTTCGGCGGGCAGCCAGGCACATTGATAATGGCCTTGCCCGGGTACAGTTCACCGATGCCCTTAACGTCAGTCGGATTCGGTGCGGCTTTCTGCACGCCACCGTAGGAGGCGCAAGTACCGTACGTGATGGTAGCGGCAGCGGCCTCGACGACCTTGGTGGTGTTTTCGAGCATGGTATGCCCGCCAACCTTGCCGTGTGCGCCCGGCTCCATGGCAGTACCTGCCGGAGCAGTGGGAACGCCACCTTCGATGACTGCAACAAAGTTGCCGCCAGCGACGGTATCCCACAGAGCTTTTTCAGCTGCATGACCCGCTGCTGCCATGATGGTCTCATGGTAGTTCAGCGAGATGTAGTCCAGGATGAGGGCATCGATATAAGGCTCGACAGTCCTCAGAATGGATTCGGAACAACCGGTACATTCAGCGTTGTGCAGCCAAACGACGTCGGGCCTGTTGTCACTTGTGAGAGCTTCGGCGACTTTCGGAGCGAAAGCCGGACCCATGCCCATCACTGCGGCCACGGTTCCGCAGAACTTCATGAAATCACGGCGAGAAACGCCGCGTTTTTCCAGCCGTTCCACGGCTCCTTCCTTGCCATGACCTACGGAAAATTTCATAGAACACCTCCGTAATAAAATGAGTCTGTTATGACGTGAGAACACCGTTATCCTCTTTGCATAACCGTCGGGCACACGCCCGAACTCGGACCTAAACCATCTTGATGCCACATTTTCAATAAATGTAGCACTTTTAACACTCTTTTTCCGAGTTCGTGCTATAACCCCCCGGAAAAATTAATTAACAATCTCGTAGCGCGCTTTACAAACAAAATCAATAGGGAACTACAAATAACTTTCAAACGAATCGGTATACTACATACCCCTTCGGCCATGATCCAAGGCAAAAAAAAGCGGCATGAACCCCCGCGATTGAACCGTTTCTCAGCATCTTCCCGTAGACATAAGTGCAACAATTCACAACCATTCACACCACTTAATTTAGTTGTCGGGCCTAAGCCAAATAACACAACCGTCCTTAAATAATTGACTTGAACGCACTCACGAACCTAGACTACAATAATACTGGTATTTTTTTATTATCAATTAGACCATCAAGGACGTTCATGAGCATTATCATCGATTTCTCCATTTTTCCCATGGACAAAGGTGACCAAAGCTTGAGCCCATATGTAGCCCGGGCTCTCGACGTCATAAAACAGTCCGGGCTGCCTTATCAGCTTGGTCCCATGTGCACATCCATTGAAGGAGAATGGGAAGAAGTCATGGCTGTTGTAGCAGCATGTTTCCAGGAGCTTAAGCAGGATTCCGACCGCGTTTTTCTTTCCTTCAATGCAGATTACAAAAAGGGTCGCAACAACGGCCTCACCAACAAAGTGCGAAGTGTCCAAGAAAAACTACGGTAACGCAGTCATGTCCATGCACTCCAATTCTCTCTTCATCAAATTTCTGGCACGCACACTCCCGCCGCTTCTAGCCGTAGCGCTTCTGCTCATGCTTTTCTTCGGTTATACAACCCAGAACGACATCCAAAAAGAAATAGACACCGACGTCGATATCTATGCCACATCCATAAGTCGGATTCTCGATGATCTCATGTGGAATTATCAAACGGAAGAACTGGTCAGTGCACTTGGAACCATTTCCAGTAATCCGGCCATGCAGGGAGCACAGTTATTCGACCAGGACGGTAAAAGTTTCCTGACGTATGGGGTACAACCTGCTGACGATTCGGCACTGCGAATCGTCGAAAAAGACATATACAAACGACTACCGGATGGCAGCCGAATCGACATTGGCAAACTAGAGATCTATTACTCGTATGCCAATGCGGAGAAACAGTTTCATCACTATATTACAGATCAGGCCATACGTTTTGTTCTGAGCATTCTGATTTTCAGCATCGCAGGTATCTACGCCTATCATACCACTATCGGCACTCCATTAAAAAAACTGCTCCACGCCATTCGCGCCACGGAGGGAACCGACGAATGGACTCAGGCCTCATGGGAAAGCAACGACGAGATAGGCGAAGTCATTGCTGCACACAATTCACTAATACGTCATATCTCTCAAAAAGAGGCGGCTTTGGCTGATAGTCAACAACGGTACCGCCAACTTTTCGACAACGCCCTGGTCGGGATCTACCAAGTCCGCTCTGACGGTACCATAAAAGAGGCCAACAAGACCGTCGCTGAAATCTTGGGGTATCCGTCAGTCCAGGAAATGAGTGGAGAAAACATCAAGTGGCACTATGTCGACCTCACTGATCGTGAACAACTCTGGGCAGAACTCAATTCCAAAGGGGAAGTCTCCAATTTCCAGACACAGTTACTCCGAAAAGACTCGTCGAAAATCTGGGTCGAAATGAGCGGACGACTCAACCCCGATTGTTCTTTCAACGGGGTCATTCAGGACGTGACCGCACAGGTGGAAGCCCGAAAGGCTTTCGAGGAACGTGACGAACTGCACCGTGCTTTTTTCGAGGAGAACAAGGCGGTCATGCTGCTTCACGACCCTCTTGATTCGAGCATCCAGTTCGTTAACCCTGCTGCATGCCAATATTATGGTTATTCCAATGAAGAATTGACATCCATGACCATCCGCGATCTGGATTGCATGTCGGACAAGGAAGTATTTGAAGAGCTCAAGAAAGCGACTATGGAACATAGAAACTACTTCAAGCATTACCACACATTAAAAGATGGGACAAAACGCCATGTCGAAGTCTTCACCGGTCCGGTGTCCATGGCCAATCGGCAACTGCACTACTCAATTGTCCACGACGTAACTGAAAAACGCCGTCTGGAAGCCAAACTCGAACGTATGGCGACTCGAGATCAGCTCACCGGAGCGTACAACCGGCACGCCTTTTTCCAGATAGCCCGAGACGAAATCGTCAGAACGCAGCGATTCGGTCACTCCATGGCAGTACTCATGTTTGACCTCGATCATTTCAAACGAGTCAATGATACATACGGACATGCTGTAGGTGATGAAGTCTTGCGTACCTTTGCCCTGCGCTGTCGGGCTGACCTCAGGCAAAGCGATATTTTCGCGAGGCTCGGGGGTGAAGAATTCGCAGCCATCCTCGTTGAGACAGACGAAATTCGCGCCATGGAAGTGGCGGAACGCATCCGCGCCATTGCGGCCGACAATCCCATCCCCACAGAATCGGCAAAACTGACTGTTACCGTCAGCATAGGAGTGGCGTCCCTCCAGGAGAACGATACGGTTGCCGGAATTCTCAAGCGGGCTGACGCGGGTCTATACAAGGCCAAGGAATCAGGACGAAATTCCGTCGTTAAAGCGTGACCGAAACACGTAATAAGCGTACCCGGTAAGTAGACATGAAATAAATAACGCCAGTGCAAGAGGAGCCCTTCCGTGTCCATCGTCACACAGCAGACAGTCCAAATGAAACAGGTTTCCCACGGGAACTACTTGATGCGCAATGTGCTCAAACACAATGCCGTATTCAATGAGGGGAGCAAGGGTGATGCAGCCTATATCCTAACAGAAGGCAAAATCGAAATCTCCGGTCAGATAGAAGGACACAAAAAAGTCTTTGCCATTCTCACTCCCATTTCAATTTTCGGAGAAATGGCCCTGTTCCTGGAGGATGGTGTCCGCACGGCCACAGCCATCGCCCTTGAAGACTCCAAGGTGGTCGTTGTCACCAAGGATGACCTGGATGAATTCATGCGCGATTCGCCAAAGGTCATTGCCTCAATCATCACGGTCCTGGTCAGCCGCCTCAAAACCACCACCCGCAAGGCCATGAAGGTTCCCTCCACCGGCCTCGGCATAGTCCGCATATTCGATCTGTTCTCAACCTGCGGGAAAATGGAATTGAAATACAATCCCACGGTCAAAACCTTTGCCGACACCTTTGTGACCACTCAGGAAAAAATTGAACAATACATCCACAGACTCGCAGACCAGGGGTTGCTTGTTCTCGGTCGTGACGTTAACGATAACCGTATCATCCGCATCCGCGAGCGGGAAATGCTCCACGCAGTCATGCAGAATAAAGAGTAAACCGGAACAGGCACACCATGTCCATTTTTACCGATACCAGAGTGCACACGCAACGGTGCATCCTCCGTCCATGGCAAATGGACGATGCGTCCCGACTTTCAGCCATCGCAGACACCCGGGATATTTCATGGAACACATCATACAAGTTCCCCTACCCGTTCGACCTGCCGGCAGCACAACGATTCATCATGTTCAACACCACAAACTCCGGTGAAAGCTCATGGCAATTCGCCATACTGCTCGACGAAGCACTCATCGGTGGATGCGGTGCCACGCGCGGCACAGATGTCCAAAGCCACACTGCTGTAATCGGCTATTGGCTGGGTGTGGAATACTGGGGGCAAGGGATTGCCACAGAAATCCTTGACGCTCTCGTGACGTACATGCGCAATGAGACAGACATAGAACAACTGTCAGC
The genomic region above belongs to uncultured Pseudodesulfovibrio sp. and contains:
- a CDS encoding diguanylate cyclase, producing MSKKNYGNAVMSMHSNSLFIKFLARTLPPLLAVALLLMLFFGYTTQNDIQKEIDTDVDIYATSISRILDDLMWNYQTEELVSALGTISSNPAMQGAQLFDQDGKSFLTYGVQPADDSALRIVEKDIYKRLPDGSRIDIGKLEIYYSYANAEKQFHHYITDQAIRFVLSILIFSIAGIYAYHTTIGTPLKKLLHAIRATEGTDEWTQASWESNDEIGEVIAAHNSLIRHISQKEAALADSQQRYRQLFDNALVGIYQVRSDGTIKEANKTVAEILGYPSVQEMSGENIKWHYVDLTDREQLWAELNSKGEVSNFQTQLLRKDSSKIWVEMSGRLNPDCSFNGVIQDVTAQVEARKAFEERDELHRAFFEENKAVMLLHDPLDSSIQFVNPAACQYYGYSNEELTSMTIRDLDCMSDKEVFEELKKATMEHRNYFKHYHTLKDGTKRHVEVFTGPVSMANRQLHYSIVHDVTEKRRLEAKLERMATRDQLTGAYNRHAFFQIARDEIVRTQRFGHSMAVLMFDLDHFKRVNDTYGHAVGDEVLRTFALRCRADLRQSDIFARLGGEEFAAILVETDEIRAMEVAERIRAIAADNPIPTESAKLTVTVSIGVASLQENDTVAGILKRADAGLYKAKESGRNSVVKA
- a CDS encoding cyclic nucleotide-binding domain-containing protein — translated: MSIVTQQTVQMKQVSHGNYLMRNVLKHNAVFNEGSKGDAAYILTEGKIEISGQIEGHKKVFAILTPISIFGEMALFLEDGVRTATAIALEDSKVVVVTKDDLDEFMRDSPKVIASIITVLVSRLKTTTRKAMKVPSTGLGIVRIFDLFSTCGKMELKYNPTVKTFADTFVTTQEKIEQYIHRLADQGLLVLGRDVNDNRIIRIREREMLHAVMQNKE
- a CDS encoding GNAT family protein → MSIFTDTRVHTQRCILRPWQMDDASRLSAIADTRDISWNTSYKFPYPFDLPAAQRFIMFNTTNSGESSWQFAILLDEALIGGCGATRGTDVQSHTAVIGYWLGVEYWGQGIATEILDALVTYMRNETDIEQLSATGYGWNPASERVLTKNGFTKEGVRKGVVKKWDKTTDLWIYGKQLR